The following coding sequences lie in one Apium graveolens cultivar Ventura chromosome 3, ASM990537v1, whole genome shotgun sequence genomic window:
- the LOC141714516 gene encoding uncharacterized protein LOC141714516 — MQSAEQLVLDLSNPDVRENALLELSKEIVSIYPVLSPPNLTPVQSNRVWNALALLQCVASHPDTRMLFLNAHIPLYLYPFLNATSKSRPFEYLRLTSVGVIGALVKVDDTDVISFLLSTEIIPLYLRMMKMGSELSKTVATFIVQKILLNDVGLDYIYTTAERFFAMGRVLVNMVAALAEQPSSRLLKHIIHCYLRLSDNPRACDALRSCLPDMLRDSTFSSCLRVNELNNHFEKCQQLLNSISGSINESLGHRLWACGVEKMAIKLIVNEVGDF, encoded by the exons atgcaatcAGCGGAGCAGCTCGTGCTAGATCTCAGTAATCCCGATGTTAGAGAGAACGCTCTTCTCGAACTCTCTAAG GAAATTGTTTCAATTTACCCTGTCTTGTCACCACCAAATTTGACGCCAGTACAATCAAATAGAGTCTGGAATGCACTAGCGCTTCTCCAa TGTGTGGCTTCCCACCCAGATACGAGAATGTTGTTCCTTAATg CTCATATTCCTCTATATCTGTATCCTTTTCTCAATGCTACTAGCAAATCAAGGCCATTTGAATACCTAAGGCTTACTAGTGTGGGGGTGATTGGTGCCCTGGTGAAG GTGGATGATACTGACGTTATAAGTTTCCTGCTATCCACTGAAATTATTCCATTGTACTTGCGGATGATGAAAATGGGGAGTGAATTATCTAAAACA GTGGCCACATTCATAGTGCAAAAAATCTTATTAAATGATGTTGGCTTGGATTACATCTATACAACTGCAGAGCGATTTTTTGCTATGGGTCGCGTTCTAGTAAACATGGTTGCTGCTCTTGCTGAACAACCATCATCACGGCTGTTGAAGCATATTATTCACTGCTACTTGCGCTTATCAGATAATCCAAG GGCTTGTGATGCTTTGAGAAGTTGCCTGCCAGATATGTTGAGAGATTCTACATTTAGCAGCTGCCTGAGG GTCAACGAATTAAACAACCATTTTGAGAAGTGCCAGCAGCTTTTGAACTCCATTTCTGGGTCTATCAACGAATCG CTTGGTCACCGATTATGGGCTTGTGGAGTTGAAAAGATGGCAATAAAGCTGATAGTTAATGAAGTTGGTGATTTCTAG